Proteins found in one Siniperca chuatsi isolate FFG_IHB_CAS linkage group LG22, ASM2008510v1, whole genome shotgun sequence genomic segment:
- the LOC122870238 gene encoding uncharacterized protein LOC122870238 isoform X1: MTCSILLLITLTSCVCGSFPPAVYYPEREKTKYSFNLTNRAGAFVVNVTQSSYQAEENENITLEWTFTTKPDSSNSLNIFCELIIDHKDSVLYHLHEGVEVPESQDGQFAGRVQCDRDVLREGRLRLHVSRLRTEDSGLYLCEVRTTYGGSVGECRLTVTDVFGLFTAARDRPEPERPNTESRGMIGLYSALGLTAAAAALGVCYCLFSHFQPGEQSPPSQSQPIELIPPSHSQPGEQSPPSQSQPGEQSPPSHSQPGEQSPPSQSQPGEESPLSQPVSSDGSEQSCRSADGSEETV; the protein is encoded by the exons atgacctgcagcatcctgctgctcatcaccctgacctcctgcgTCTGTGGTTCATTTCCACCTGCAGTTTATtatccagaaagagaaaagactaaaTACTCTTTCAACCTCACTAACAGAG caggagcatttgtagtgaatgtgacacagagcTCCTATCAGGCAGAGGAGAACGAGAACATCACACTGGAATGGACGTTCACAACCAAACCTGACAGTTCAAACTCCCTTAATATCTTCTGTGAACTGATTATTGATCACAAGGACTCAGTCCTGTATCATCTACATGAAGGTGTTGAGGTCCCAGAGTCTCAGGATGGACAGTTTGCAGGACGAGTCCAGTGTGACAGAGACGTCCTCAGAGAAGGACGACTCAGACTTCATGTGTCCAGACTCAGGACTGAGGACTCGGGCCTGTACCTGTGTGAAGTGAGGACAACTTATGGTGGCAGCGTTGGTGAATGCAGACTCACTGTCACTG ATGTGTTTGGTCTCTTTACAGCAGCGAGGGATCGGCCCGAACctgagagaccaaacacagaaagtCGGGGAATGATCGGCCTCTACTCTGCACTgggactgacagcagcagcagcagcgctgggtgtttgttactgtttattCAGTCACTTTCAGCCTGGTGAACAAAGTCCACCCAGTCAGTCTCAGCCTATTGAACTAATTCCACCCAGTCACTCTCAGCCTGGTGAACAAAGTCCACCCAGTCAGTCTCAGCCTGGTGAACAAAGTCCACCCAGTCACTCTCAGCCTGGTGAACAAAGTCCACCCAGTCAGTCTCAGCCTGGTGAAGAAAGTCCACTCAGTCAGCCAGTCTCCAGTGATGGATCTGAGCAAAGTTGcagatcagcagatggatcagAGGAAACAGTTTGA
- the LOC122870238 gene encoding uncharacterized protein LOC122870238 isoform X2: protein MTCSILLLITLTSCVCGSFPPAVYYPEREKTKYSFNLTNRAGAFVVNVTQSSYQAEENENITLEWTFTTKPDSSNSLNIFCELIIDHKDSVLYHLHEGVEVPESQDGQFAGRVQCDRDVLREGRLRLHVSRLRTEDSGLYLCEVRTTYGGSVGECRLTVTAARDRPEPERPNTESRGMIGLYSALGLTAAAAALGVCYCLFSHFQPGEQSPPSQSQPIELIPPSHSQPGEQSPPSQSQPGEQSPPSHSQPGEQSPPSQSQPGEESPLSQPVSSDGSEQSCRSADGSEETV, encoded by the exons atgacctgcagcatcctgctgctcatcaccctgacctcctgcgTCTGTGGTTCATTTCCACCTGCAGTTTATtatccagaaagagaaaagactaaaTACTCTTTCAACCTCACTAACAGAG caggagcatttgtagtgaatgtgacacagagcTCCTATCAGGCAGAGGAGAACGAGAACATCACACTGGAATGGACGTTCACAACCAAACCTGACAGTTCAAACTCCCTTAATATCTTCTGTGAACTGATTATTGATCACAAGGACTCAGTCCTGTATCATCTACATGAAGGTGTTGAGGTCCCAGAGTCTCAGGATGGACAGTTTGCAGGACGAGTCCAGTGTGACAGAGACGTCCTCAGAGAAGGACGACTCAGACTTCATGTGTCCAGACTCAGGACTGAGGACTCGGGCCTGTACCTGTGTGAAGTGAGGACAACTTATGGTGGCAGCGTTGGTGAATGCAGACTCACTGTCACTG CAGCGAGGGATCGGCCCGAACctgagagaccaaacacagaaagtCGGGGAATGATCGGCCTCTACTCTGCACTgggactgacagcagcagcagcagcgctgggtgtttgttactgtttattCAGTCACTTTCAGCCTGGTGAACAAAGTCCACCCAGTCAGTCTCAGCCTATTGAACTAATTCCACCCAGTCACTCTCAGCCTGGTGAACAAAGTCCACCCAGTCAGTCTCAGCCTGGTGAACAAAGTCCACCCAGTCACTCTCAGCCTGGTGAACAAAGTCCACCCAGTCAGTCTCAGCCTGGTGAAGAAAGTCCACTCAGTCAGCCAGTCTCCAGTGATGGATCTGAGCAAAGTTGcagatcagcagatggatcagAGGAAACAGTTTGA
- the LOC122870232 gene encoding uncharacterized protein LOC122870232 isoform X9 has product MIWMLLLVGLTSSVCGAFVEKRTFYQAEEDDDITIGWDSRTKTDMSSTNLVCFLQSEPLKRLYELVNSVEVPESQHQQFAGRVQCDKDALREGRIRLHLSRVTTDDSGHYRCDLAANYDKIMRRWVLETTEHFVLNVTSHGENSDVLLNTPKLTEGAKPTPGGPKSKEVRPNDWNNVTTTLEVASDQNQDRSSLIELLRLMPRGSSSSDQVRSTSKTTPDVKGHLAQYSLLKIHYSILLNTRRYRIIV; this is encoded by the exons ATGATCTGGATGCTTCTGCTCGTCGGCCTGAcctcctctgtctgtg GGGCGTTTGTTGAGAAAAGGACCTTCTATCAGGCCGAGGAGGACGATGACATCACCATCGGATGGGACAGTCGCACCAAAACGGACATGTCTTCCACCAACCTGGTTTGTTTTCTGCAGTCTGAGCCTCTGAAGCGTTTGTACGAACTTGTTAACAGCGTTGAGGTCCCAGAGTCTCAGCACCAGCAGTTTGCAGGACGGGTGCAGTGTGACAAAGACGCCCTCAGAGAAGGACGAATCAGACTTCATCTGTCCAGAGTCACGACTGATGACTCTGGACATTACCGGTGCGATCTGGCTGCTAATTATGACAAGATCATGAGACGATGGGTGCTGGAGACCACCG AACATTTTGTCTTGAACGTGACCTCTCATGGAGAGAACAGCGACGTGCTCCTCAACACACCGAAGTTAACTGAAG GTGCAAAACCCACACCGGGAGGGCCGAAGAGTAAAGAAGTCAGACCCAATGATTGGAACAACGTTACAACCACTCTCGAAGTAGCAAGTG atcaaaaccaggataGAAGTTCCCTCATTGAGCTCCTGAGATTAATGCCAAGAGGGAGTTCATCATCTGACCAAGTTAGATCCACATCCAAAACTACTCCAGATGTGAAGGGACATTTGGCACAATACAGCTTACTAAAGATCCACTACAGCATCCTTTTAAATACAAGACGCTATAGAATTATAGTCTGA
- the LOC122870238 gene encoding uncharacterized protein LOC122870238 isoform X3, producing the protein MTCSILLLITLTSCVCGSFPPAVYYPEREKTKYSFNLTNRGAFVVNVTQSSYQAEENENITLEWTFTTKPDSSNSLNIFCELIIDHKDSVLYHLHEGVEVPESQDGQFAGRVQCDRDVLREGRLRLHVSRLRTEDSGLYLCEVRTTYGGSVGECRLTVTAARDRPEPERPNTESRGMIGLYSALGLTAAAAALGVCYCLFSHFQPGEQSPPSQSQPIELIPPSHSQPGEQSPPSQSQPGEQSPPSHSQPGEQSPPSQSQPGEESPLSQPVSSDGSEQSCRSADGSEETV; encoded by the exons atgacctgcagcatcctgctgctcatcaccctgacctcctgcgTCTGTGGTTCATTTCCACCTGCAGTTTATtatccagaaagagaaaagactaaaTACTCTTTCAACCTCACTAACAGAG gagcatttgtagtgaatgtgacacagagcTCCTATCAGGCAGAGGAGAACGAGAACATCACACTGGAATGGACGTTCACAACCAAACCTGACAGTTCAAACTCCCTTAATATCTTCTGTGAACTGATTATTGATCACAAGGACTCAGTCCTGTATCATCTACATGAAGGTGTTGAGGTCCCAGAGTCTCAGGATGGACAGTTTGCAGGACGAGTCCAGTGTGACAGAGACGTCCTCAGAGAAGGACGACTCAGACTTCATGTGTCCAGACTCAGGACTGAGGACTCGGGCCTGTACCTGTGTGAAGTGAGGACAACTTATGGTGGCAGCGTTGGTGAATGCAGACTCACTGTCACTG CAGCGAGGGATCGGCCCGAACctgagagaccaaacacagaaagtCGGGGAATGATCGGCCTCTACTCTGCACTgggactgacagcagcagcagcagcgctgggtgtttgttactgtttattCAGTCACTTTCAGCCTGGTGAACAAAGTCCACCCAGTCAGTCTCAGCCTATTGAACTAATTCCACCCAGTCACTCTCAGCCTGGTGAACAAAGTCCACCCAGTCAGTCTCAGCCTGGTGAACAAAGTCCACCCAGTCACTCTCAGCCTGGTGAACAAAGTCCACCCAGTCAGTCTCAGCCTGGTGAAGAAAGTCCACTCAGTCAGCCAGTCTCCAGTGATGGATCTGAGCAAAGTTGcagatcagcagatggatcagAGGAAACAGTTTGA